One region of Algihabitans albus genomic DNA includes:
- a CDS encoding ABC transporter substrate-binding protein gives MTKKTKLPGSRVSRRTVLGGLGAAAGVAAVGMPAIRARAAEPLKVGVYGGYFQDSFDQFIFPDFTAATGIEVESVAEPTGEAWLVQLEQAARAGRAPADVNMMAQTPMLKGQSTELWMPLDASKLPHMENLLEQFVHTYPDGRIDGIGAVAWYITLVSNSDVFAEAPTSWADMWAEDKEDTLGLLALATNSFLLEITAETHFGGQDILGSDEGILEVLAKLAELKPNVKLWYRDEGQFQQALQTGEIPMGQYYHDVAGLAAAEGFPVRSTFPKEGGVNDSGSWAVTRASTMAEEAHVFIDYMCQPEIQASLSRNVGTAPTVKRDLLDLTEEEFSAVASDIAPIIPNYRMYVERGDWLEQQWIETITS, from the coding sequence ATGACGAAGAAGACGAAACTGCCGGGCAGCCGCGTCAGCCGCCGCACGGTCTTGGGCGGCCTTGGCGCCGCCGCCGGTGTCGCGGCGGTCGGCATGCCGGCCATTCGGGCCCGCGCGGCCGAGCCGCTGAAGGTCGGCGTCTACGGCGGCTACTTCCAGGACTCCTTCGACCAGTTCATCTTCCCGGACTTCACCGCCGCGACCGGTATCGAGGTGGAGTCCGTGGCCGAGCCGACCGGCGAAGCCTGGCTGGTTCAGCTCGAACAGGCGGCGCGGGCCGGCCGGGCGCCGGCCGACGTGAACATGATGGCGCAGACGCCGATGCTGAAGGGCCAGTCGACCGAGCTCTGGATGCCGCTCGACGCGTCCAAGCTGCCGCATATGGAAAACCTGCTCGAGCAGTTCGTCCATACCTATCCGGACGGGCGCATCGACGGCATCGGTGCGGTGGCCTGGTACATCACGCTGGTGAGCAACAGCGACGTCTTCGCCGAGGCGCCGACCTCTTGGGCGGACATGTGGGCCGAGGACAAGGAGGACACGCTGGGCCTGCTGGCCCTGGCGACCAACTCCTTCCTGCTGGAGATCACCGCCGAGACGCACTTCGGCGGCCAGGATATCCTCGGCAGCGACGAGGGGATTCTGGAAGTGCTCGCCAAGCTGGCCGAGCTGAAGCCGAACGTGAAGCTCTGGTACCGCGACGAAGGGCAGTTCCAGCAGGCGCTGCAGACCGGCGAAATCCCGATGGGCCAGTACTATCACGACGTGGCCGGCCTCGCGGCGGCGGAAGGCTTCCCCGTGCGCTCGACCTTCCCGAAGGAGGGCGGCGTGAACGACTCCGGGAGCTGGGCCGTCACTCGCGCCTCGACCATGGCCGAGGAGGCGCATGTCTTCATCGATTACATGTGCCAGCCCGAGATCCAGGCGTCGCTGTCCCGCAACGTCGGCACGGCTCCCACCGTGAAGCGCGACCTGCTCGATTTGACCGAGGAAGAATTCTCGGCGGTGGCCAGCGACATTGCGCCGATCATCCCGAACTACCGGATGTACGTGGAGCGCGGCGACTGGCTGGAGCAGCAGTGGATCGAGACGATCACCAGCTGA
- a CDS encoding dimethylarginine dimethylaminohydrolase family protein: protein MQQTWRLESETGRLREVLLCRPDHYAWQPTNSIAQKTLAEGTRSPTQADLVAQYDGLVRALEAAGVVCRYSKPEAHLPYQVYTRDSSQMTPWGPVITQLYRPQRRGEYASVIDFYGQAEGVWRYSTRGTLEGGDIHIIRPGLLLVGYSGERTDAAGARQFADWFAAEGWEVRLQPFPEHFLHLDVLFSMVTPSLALACREVLDGGLLDWLEARQIRLIPVGYKDAMTMACNVLALGDDRVISAAHATAANAAMRAEGIEVIELPLDLFTRGGGGVHCMTMPLLRDPL, encoded by the coding sequence ATGCAGCAGACGTGGCGTTTGGAGTCGGAGACGGGGCGGCTGCGCGAGGTCCTGCTCTGTCGGCCCGATCACTACGCCTGGCAGCCGACCAACAGCATCGCGCAGAAGACTCTGGCCGAGGGGACGCGGTCGCCGACCCAGGCGGATCTGGTGGCGCAGTACGACGGCTTGGTACGGGCGCTGGAGGCGGCCGGTGTCGTCTGCCGCTACAGCAAGCCCGAGGCGCATCTGCCCTATCAGGTCTATACCCGGGACTCCTCGCAGATGACGCCGTGGGGTCCGGTGATCACCCAGCTCTACCGGCCGCAACGGCGCGGCGAGTATGCCAGCGTCATCGACTTCTACGGTCAGGCGGAAGGTGTCTGGCGCTACTCGACCCGAGGCACTCTGGAGGGCGGGGACATCCACATCATCCGTCCCGGCCTGCTGCTGGTCGGCTACTCGGGCGAGCGGACCGACGCGGCGGGCGCGCGGCAGTTCGCCGACTGGTTCGCGGCCGAGGGCTGGGAGGTGCGGCTCCAGCCTTTCCCGGAGCACTTCCTGCATCTGGACGTGCTCTTCTCCATGGTGACGCCCTCGCTGGCCCTGGCTTGCCGAGAGGTGCTGGACGGCGGGTTGCTGGATTGGCTGGAAGCCAGGCAGATCCGGCTGATCCCGGTCGGCTACAAGGACGCCATGACCATGGCCTGCAACGTGCTGGCGCTGGGCGACGACAGGGTCATCTCGGCGGCCCATGCCACGGCCGCCAACGCGGCGATGAGGGCGGAGGGCATCGAGGTGATCGAGTTGCCGCTCGACCTCTTCACCCGGGGCGGCGGTGGCGTCCACTGCATGACCATGCCGCTGCTGCGCGATCCGCTATAG
- a CDS encoding sarcosine oxidase subunit gamma has translation MPEVRAARRLGSLAGIALPTRVEVEGEVEVTLAVSLAPSIVTVEARPGAGAEMARRIAERFGSMPEPARWIGPAPLVLHSAPDSLLVLAEHRPEGELADELRALLGETASPVDNSHGRALIRLAGLKARDLLAFGTALDLAPERFPVGAGAATLLGHIAVTLLLRDDAPETGPVFEIVVARGFAESLWEWLIGRAGRFGYEVTAPDG, from the coding sequence ATGCCTGAGGTCCGCGCCGCGCGCCGTCTCGGCTCCCTGGCCGGCATCGCCCTGCCGACCCGGGTTGAGGTCGAGGGGGAGGTGGAAGTGACGCTCGCCGTGTCGCTGGCTCCCTCGATCGTGACAGTCGAAGCCCGGCCCGGTGCAGGCGCGGAGATGGCGCGGCGGATCGCCGAGCGCTTCGGGAGCATGCCGGAACCGGCTCGCTGGATCGGACCCGCGCCGTTGGTTCTGCACAGTGCTCCCGACAGTCTGTTGGTTCTGGCTGAACACCGTCCGGAAGGAGAGTTGGCCGACGAGCTGCGGGCCTTGCTGGGCGAGACCGCATCTCCTGTCGACAACAGTCATGGCCGTGCGCTGATTCGCTTGGCCGGACTCAAGGCGCGCGATCTTCTGGCCTTCGGCACGGCGCTCGATCTGGCGCCGGAGCGCTTCCCCGTCGGAGCCGGAGCCGCCACGCTGCTCGGCCACATCGCCGTCACCCTGCTCCTGCGTGATGACGCGCCGGAGACCGGGCCGGTCTTCGAGATCGTCGTGGCACGCGGTTTCGCCGAGAGTCTCTGGGAGTGGCTGATCGGACGCGCTGGCCGCTTCGGCTACGAGGTGACCGCGCCCGACGGTTAG
- a CDS encoding sarcosine oxidase subunit alpha family protein yields MSGYRLESGGRIDRGRRLGFTFDGEAFDGHPGDTLASALTAKGVRLFGRSFKYHRPRGLLTDGPAEPNALVELRGGARREPNSRATTVELYDGLEATSQNAWPSRRFDIGALNQLLSPFLPAGFYYKTFMWPAAFWERVYEPLIRRAAGLGRASHAPDPDTYEKGHLHCDLLVIGAGPSGLIAALAAARAGLRVILADDQPEAGGRLLSRSAPFGEQEALAWRDDVLAELEAAPKVRLLPRTTVFGWYDGNGFGALERVADHLPVPPAHLPRLIYWRIQAGRALLCAGAEERPLVFGGNDRPGVQLASAGQALAARYGVAPGRKVALFVNGDSGYQVARDLQAAGVALAGLVDARPKVPADHGLECQVWRQSVVADTKGGHPFGDLALQGIDLVERAHGRRVTLECDTLLMSGGWNPTLHLTCHRGAKPVWDEELAAFRPADIGADLRVAGAASGHMTTAACFQSALAAVASVCQDLDRAMPQVAAPSCPEEPCAVTPLWWVGESKGKAFVDFQNDVTTRDIPLAVAEGYRSVELMKRYTTLGMATDQGKLSNVNGLAILAEVTGRPIPEVGTTTYRPAYVPIPLGALAGPHVGPDYRPVRRSPLHRWMLRQGAEMIEAGAWMRPSHYPRGAEDWFAAMCREVRAVRSRVGLCDVSTLGKIDVQGADAAEFLNRVYCNGWKTLPVGKARYGLMLREDGFVFDDGTTSRLGEQHYLMTTTTANAGPVMAHLEFCLQALWPDLDVQVASVTDQWGQVALAGPQSRKVLQRMLDGLDVSNEAFPFLAAAETTVLGGLPARLFRISFSGELAYEIAVPADYGEELADALLRYGADFGIQPYGGEALSTLRIEKGHPAGGELDGRTTAQDLGLGKMLSGKKDYIGRAMSRREAFEDPERPVLVGLKPVSRGAKLRAGAHLLTPGERPSVETDQGFLASVAYSPILESWIGLAFLKRGRERLGEEVTIYDPLREGLYRGEVCDPVFVDPDHERLHA; encoded by the coding sequence GTGAGCGGCTACCGCCTGGAGAGCGGCGGGCGGATCGACCGCGGCCGGCGTCTCGGCTTCACCTTCGACGGCGAGGCTTTCGATGGTCACCCCGGCGATACGCTGGCGAGCGCGCTGACGGCGAAGGGGGTGCGGCTGTTCGGCCGCAGCTTCAAGTACCACCGTCCGCGCGGCCTGCTGACCGACGGGCCGGCCGAGCCCAATGCGCTGGTGGAGCTGCGCGGCGGTGCCCGGCGCGAGCCCAACAGCCGGGCCACCACGGTCGAGCTCTACGACGGCCTGGAGGCGACGAGCCAGAACGCTTGGCCGTCCCGCCGCTTCGATATCGGCGCGCTCAACCAGCTTCTCTCGCCCTTCCTGCCCGCCGGCTTCTACTACAAGACCTTCATGTGGCCGGCCGCCTTCTGGGAACGGGTCTACGAACCGCTGATCCGCCGCGCCGCCGGCCTCGGCCGCGCCAGCCACGCGCCCGATCCCGACACCTACGAGAAGGGCCATCTGCACTGCGACCTGCTGGTGATCGGTGCCGGACCTTCCGGCCTGATCGCGGCCTTGGCCGCCGCCCGCGCCGGTCTGCGCGTGATCCTGGCCGACGATCAGCCTGAGGCGGGCGGGCGTCTGCTCAGCCGTTCGGCGCCCTTCGGCGAGCAGGAGGCATTGGCCTGGCGCGACGACGTTCTGGCGGAGCTGGAGGCCGCGCCGAAGGTACGGCTGTTGCCGCGAACCACGGTGTTCGGCTGGTACGACGGCAACGGCTTCGGCGCGTTGGAGCGGGTCGCCGATCATCTGCCGGTTCCGCCCGCCCATCTGCCACGGCTGATCTATTGGCGGATCCAGGCCGGACGAGCGCTGCTCTGTGCGGGGGCCGAGGAACGACCCCTGGTCTTCGGCGGCAACGACCGCCCCGGCGTGCAGCTCGCTTCCGCTGGCCAGGCGTTGGCCGCACGCTACGGTGTCGCGCCGGGTCGTAAGGTCGCGCTCTTCGTCAATGGCGATAGCGGCTACCAGGTCGCCCGCGACCTTCAGGCCGCCGGTGTGGCCTTGGCCGGTCTGGTCGATGCGCGGCCCAAGGTGCCGGCCGATCACGGTCTCGAATGCCAGGTGTGGCGGCAGTCGGTGGTGGCCGACACCAAAGGCGGCCACCCGTTCGGCGACCTCGCGCTCCAGGGTATCGATCTTGTCGAGCGGGCGCACGGGCGGCGGGTTACGCTGGAGTGCGATACGCTGTTGATGTCGGGCGGCTGGAATCCCACGTTGCATCTCACCTGCCATCGTGGCGCCAAGCCGGTTTGGGACGAGGAGCTTGCGGCCTTCCGGCCGGCAGATATCGGCGCCGACTTGCGTGTCGCCGGTGCCGCCTCCGGTCATATGACGACCGCGGCCTGCTTCCAGTCCGCTTTGGCGGCGGTGGCCTCGGTCTGCCAAGATCTGGACCGCGCGATGCCTCAGGTCGCGGCGCCCTCCTGTCCGGAAGAACCCTGTGCGGTGACGCCGCTCTGGTGGGTCGGGGAGTCTAAGGGCAAGGCCTTCGTCGATTTCCAGAACGACGTCACCACCAGGGACATTCCCCTGGCCGTGGCCGAGGGCTACCGCTCGGTCGAGCTGATGAAGCGCTATACGACGCTGGGCATGGCGACCGACCAGGGCAAGCTGTCCAACGTCAACGGCCTGGCGATCCTGGCTGAGGTCACGGGACGGCCGATCCCCGAGGTGGGGACCACGACCTATCGCCCGGCCTATGTGCCGATCCCGCTGGGCGCGCTGGCGGGACCGCACGTCGGGCCGGACTACAGGCCGGTCCGCCGCTCGCCATTGCATCGTTGGATGTTGCGCCAGGGTGCCGAGATGATCGAAGCCGGCGCCTGGATGCGCCCCTCCCACTATCCGCGCGGCGCGGAGGACTGGTTCGCCGCCATGTGCCGCGAAGTGCGCGCCGTGCGCAGCCGCGTCGGCCTCTGCGATGTCTCTACCTTGGGCAAGATCGATGTCCAGGGCGCGGACGCGGCCGAATTCCTCAATCGCGTCTACTGCAACGGCTGGAAGACCCTGCCGGTCGGCAAGGCGCGCTATGGCCTGATGCTGCGGGAGGACGGTTTCGTCTTCGACGACGGCACCACCAGCCGTCTGGGCGAGCAGCACTACCTCATGACCACGACCACCGCCAATGCCGGTCCGGTCATGGCGCACCTGGAGTTCTGCTTGCAGGCGCTCTGGCCGGATCTCGACGTACAGGTCGCCTCTGTCACCGACCAATGGGGCCAGGTGGCGCTGGCCGGCCCGCAGTCGCGGAAAGTATTACAGCGCATGCTCGACGGCCTCGACGTCTCCAATGAGGCCTTTCCTTTCCTGGCGGCGGCCGAGACCACGGTGCTGGGCGGTCTGCCGGCGCGTCTCTTCCGCATCTCCTTTTCCGGCGAGCTGGCCTATGAGATCGCGGTGCCGGCGGATTACGGCGAGGAACTGGCGGATGCCCTGCTGCGCTATGGCGCCGATTTCGGCATCCAACCCTACGGCGGCGAGGCACTCTCCACTCTGCGCATTGAGAAGGGCCACCCGGCTGGTGGCGAGCTGGACGGCCGCACCACTGCGCAGGACTTGGGACTGGGCAAGATGCTGTCGGGCAAGAAGGACTACATCGGCCGCGCCATGAGCCGGCGCGAAGCTTTCGAGGACCCCGAGCGGCCGGTTCTGGTCGGCCTCAAGCCGGTGAGCCGAGGCGCCAAGCTGCGCGCCGGCGCCCACCTGCTGACGCCGGGCGAGAGGCCCTCGGTCGAGACCGACCAGGGCTTCCTCGCTTCCGTCGCCTATTCGCCGATCCTGGAGTCCTGGATCGGTCTGGCCTTTCTCAAGCGCGGGCGGGAGCGGCTGGGCGAGGAGGTGACGATCTACGATCCGCTGCGCGAGGGACTCTATCGCGGTGAGGTCTGCGATCCCGTCTTCGTCGATCCCGATCACGAGCGTCTCCATGCCTGA
- a CDS encoding sarcosine oxidase subunit delta → MLISCPFCGSRASEEFTVLGDATPRRPETPEADPEAWYDYIYLRNNPRGRHREFWQHVGGCRAWLVVERDTATHEIHTVELARDVARKRDGS, encoded by the coding sequence ATGCTGATTTCCTGCCCCTTCTGCGGGTCCCGCGCGAGCGAGGAGTTCACGGTCCTCGGCGATGCGACGCCGCGGCGGCCCGAGACTCCCGAGGCCGATCCCGAAGCCTGGTACGACTACATCTATCTGCGGAACAACCCGCGCGGCCGGCATCGCGAGTTCTGGCAGCACGTCGGGGGCTGCCGCGCCTGGCTGGTGGTGGAGCGGGACACGGCGACCCACGAGATTCACACGGTCGAATTGGCACGCGACGTCGCGCGTAAGAGGGACGGATCGTGA
- a CDS encoding sarcosine oxidase subunit beta family protein: MRYGWHSIVKQAFGGLACVAPAWREPEPKPAYDVVIVGGGGHGLATAYYLAKEHGVANVAVLEKGYLGSGSVGRNTTIVRSNYLLDGNVQFYEKSMQLWEGLEQDFNFNAMVSQRGVLNLYHSDAQRDAYARRGTAMRLHGIDAELLNREGVRALVPFLDFDNARFPIHGGLLQRRGGTVRHDAVAWGYARGADSRGVDLLQNCEVTGISVESGRVTGVETSRGRIACTKLGLATAGNSSRTAAMAGLKLPIESHVLQAFVSEAIKPYLDQVVTYGAGHFYVSQSDKGGLVFGGDIDGYNSYAQRGNLPIVEHVIEAGVAMLPGVSRLRLLRSWGGIMDMSMDGSPIIDKTPVEGLYLNCGWCYGGFKATPASGWCFAHTIARDAPHALNAKFRLDRFRGGRVIDERGGGARPNLH, translated from the coding sequence TTGCGCTACGGGTGGCATTCCATCGTCAAACAGGCCTTCGGAGGGCTGGCCTGCGTTGCGCCGGCCTGGCGCGAGCCTGAGCCGAAGCCCGCCTACGACGTGGTGATCGTCGGCGGTGGCGGTCATGGCCTCGCCACGGCCTATTACCTGGCCAAGGAGCACGGCGTTGCCAACGTCGCGGTGCTGGAGAAGGGCTACCTCGGCTCCGGCAGTGTCGGGCGCAACACCACCATCGTGCGCTCCAACTACCTGCTCGACGGCAATGTCCAGTTCTACGAGAAGTCGATGCAGCTCTGGGAAGGGCTGGAGCAGGATTTCAACTTCAACGCCATGGTCAGCCAGCGCGGGGTCCTGAACCTCTATCACTCGGACGCGCAGCGCGACGCCTATGCCCGGCGCGGTACGGCCATGCGGCTGCACGGGATCGACGCGGAGCTGCTGAACCGCGAAGGGGTGAGGGCCCTAGTGCCCTTCCTCGACTTCGACAACGCCCGCTTCCCGATCCACGGCGGCCTGCTGCAGCGGCGCGGCGGTACGGTGCGTCACGACGCCGTCGCCTGGGGCTACGCGCGCGGCGCCGACAGCCGTGGCGTCGACCTGTTGCAGAACTGCGAGGTCACCGGCATCTCGGTCGAGAGCGGCCGCGTCACGGGGGTCGAGACCTCGCGCGGCCGGATCGCCTGTACCAAGCTGGGGCTGGCGACGGCCGGCAATTCCTCGCGTACGGCGGCCATGGCGGGGCTCAAGCTGCCGATCGAAAGCCATGTGCTGCAGGCCTTCGTCAGCGAGGCGATCAAGCCCTACCTCGATCAGGTCGTCACCTATGGCGCCGGCCATTTCTACGTCAGCCAGTCCGACAAGGGCGGGCTGGTTTTCGGCGGCGACATCGACGGCTACAACTCCTATGCCCAGCGCGGCAACCTGCCCATCGTCGAGCATGTCATCGAGGCCGGCGTCGCCATGCTGCCCGGTGTCTCGCGGCTGCGTCTGCTGCGGTCCTGGGGCGGTATCATGGACATGTCCATGGACGGCAGTCCGATCATCGACAAGACGCCCGTCGAGGGCCTCTATCTGAACTGCGGCTGGTGCTATGGCGGCTTCAAGGCGACGCCCGCCTCGGGGTGGTGCTTCGCCCACACGATTGCCCGGGACGCGCCGCACGCGCTGAACGCCAAGTTCCGCCTGGACCGCTTTCGCGGCGGCCGGGTGATCGACGAACGCGGCGGCGGTGCCCGCCCGAACCTGCATTGA